The Falco peregrinus isolate bFalPer1 chromosome 1, bFalPer1.pri, whole genome shotgun sequence genome has a window encoding:
- the LRRC49 gene encoding leucine-rich repeat-containing protein 49 isoform X2, with protein MENISHLSELRVLNLARNLLTIVENLNGLDSLTELNLRHNKVSAIKDVDTLPRLQRLFLSFNNISSFEDILCLADSSSLSDITLDGNPIAQETWYKHTVLHHMMQLRQLDMKRITEEERRMASVAARKEEERKRESHKQTLLKEKKRLTICNIARQWEVQQNRIALVASLNQDKDNEPCQINGSAAYVFPEESRSLDTILSSAVQGLSVLESHLVEVEGDTLCLYGAGALECLDRNWSVQTAGIIVTVQFMFIEFDEIVQVLTKLKTKFPNSVHLKFKETNLVTLQQFNALAQLHHIEQLTVDPQGNPVVNFTLWKYYVLFRLNHFNLQKINGIKVTENDIVMAERLFGILAYVASSELPHYRMLSLFGESRRKQFQYLLEGKGKKSGIGSEESSDNRRNGGESTTRATLNYMTKDFHMEKLEEIKERKTFCQTYVENLVKEAADINMKNESLQKLWPQMFIELVRDAVIEIRNKNSYMKLCLQRITDQKQ; from the exons AAAGATGTGGATACTTTGCCCCGTCTCCAGCGTCTCTTCCTCAGCTTCAACAATATATCTAG TTTTGAGGATATTCTGTGCCTTGCTGATTCCTCATCTTTGTCAGATATCACCCTTGATGGCAATCCAATAGCTCAGGAGACATGGTACAAACACACTGTTCTCCATCATATGATGCAGCTCCGACAGCTAGATATGAAGAGAATCACA GAAGAAGAGAGACGTATGGCATCTGTTGCAgcaaggaaagaggaagaaaggaagcgTGAAAGCCATAAACAGACCTTGCTAAAG gaaaagaaacGGTTAACAATTTGTAATATTGCTCGTCAATGGGAGGTACAGCAGAATCGAATAGCTCTTGTGGCTTCTTTAAACCAAGATAAAGATAACGAGCCCTGTCAGATCAATGGCAGTGCTGCATATGTATTTCCTGAAGAAAGCAG gTCTCTGGATACAATATTGAGCAGTGCAGTACAAGGCTTGTCTGTTCTTGAGTCTCATTTAGTGGAAGTGGAAGGAGACACCCTTTGCTTGTATGGTGCTGGAGCACTAGAGTGCCTGGATCGAAACTGGAGTGTTCAAACAGCTGGAATTATTGTCACAGTCCAATTTATGTTCATAGAGTTTGATGAAATAGTTCAAGTGTTaacaaaactgaagacaaaattTCCTAATTCTGTG caccTGAAGTTTAAGGAGACAAATCTTGTGACACTGCAGCAATTCAATGCATTAGCTCAGCTGCATCACATTGAACAGTTGACAGTTGATCCTCAGGGAAATCCAGTTGTCAACTTTACTCTGTGGAAATACTATGTTCTGTTTAGACTGAAccattttaatttacagaagaTAAATGGAATAAAG GTTACTGAAAATGATATTGTCATGGCAGAGAGGCTCTTTGGCATTCTGGCGTACGTGGCATCTTCTGAGCTGCCACATTATCGCATGCTTTCATTATTTGGAGAATCTAG GAGGAAGCAATTCCAGTATCTgctggaaggaaagggaaagaaatctgGGATTGGGAGTGAGGAAAGTAGTGATAACAGAAGAAACGGAGGGGAAAGCACAACTCGAGCAACACTGAATTACATGACAAAGGACTTTCATATGGAAAAGCTTGAA GaaatcaaggaaagaaaaacattttgccaGACATACGTTGAGAACTTagtgaaagaagcagctgacaTCAACATGAAAAATGAGTCGTTGCAGAAGCTCTGGCCTCAAATGTTCATTGAGCTTGTTAGAGATGCAGTGATAGAAATACGCAATAAAAATTCCTACATGAAACTCTGCTTGCAGCGGATCACTGATCAAAAACAGTAG